The following are encoded in a window of Amycolatopsis lexingtonensis genomic DNA:
- a CDS encoding SDR family NAD(P)-dependent oxidoreductase — protein sequence MSGGAPCTAIPDPPRKRETTMTTHEPTGPGRVLHQPVTTLYPEFPGKVAVVTGAARGMGARFTAALATRGVDVVGGDIDGDAMAATAAELSGETSLEAKPGRIVSATLDVTKAEDHLALAQRAIDEFGRIDFWINNAGIFPFAEIPDITPEQIRATLSVNVEGVLFGAQAAAKHMQPGGAIVNMSSVSAVRVRKGRGAYCSSKAAVAHLTESLAVELGDQGIRVNSIAPGYIDTEMTRWIQDDAPALAKALDAVPLHRIGSPEEVAGVLLFLLSDSARYVTGHSIAVDGGSRHV from the coding sequence GTGTCCGGCGGCGCACCGTGCACCGCGATTCCTGACCCACCACGAAAGAGAGAAACGACGATGACGACCCACGAGCCCACCGGTCCCGGGCGGGTCCTGCACCAGCCGGTCACCACGCTGTACCCCGAGTTTCCCGGCAAGGTCGCCGTGGTCACCGGTGCTGCCCGCGGGATGGGCGCCCGGTTCACCGCCGCGCTCGCCACGCGCGGGGTCGATGTCGTCGGCGGGGACATCGATGGGGACGCGATGGCTGCCACCGCGGCCGAACTGAGTGGTGAGACGTCCCTTGAGGCCAAGCCCGGCCGGATCGTGTCCGCGACGCTTGACGTGACGAAGGCCGAAGACCATCTCGCGCTCGCTCAGCGGGCTATCGATGAGTTCGGGCGGATCGACTTCTGGATCAACAACGCCGGGATCTTCCCGTTCGCCGAGATCCCCGACATCACGCCGGAGCAGATCCGCGCGACGTTGTCGGTCAATGTCGAGGGTGTGCTGTTCGGTGCGCAGGCCGCCGCGAAGCACATGCAACCCGGCGGCGCGATCGTGAACATGTCTTCGGTGTCGGCGGTGCGCGTGCGCAAGGGCCGCGGTGCCTACTGCAGTTCGAAGGCTGCCGTCGCGCATCTCACCGAGTCGCTTGCCGTCGAGCTGGGGGACCAGGGCATCCGCGTCAACTCGATCGCGCCCGGTTACATCGACACCGAGATGACGCGGTGGATCCAGGACGATGCCCCGGCGCTGGCCAAGGCGCTCGACGCCGTGCCGCTGCACCGGATCGGCTCGCCCGAAGAGGTGGCCGGTGTGCTGCTGTTCCTGCTCTCGGACAGCGCCCGCTACGTGACTGGGCACAGCATCGCCGTCGACGGTGGGTCGCGTCATGTCTGA
- a CDS encoding nuclear transport factor 2 family protein, whose product MVATEDVVAVHQLYGRQSHAIDSGRGAEWAATFTSDGEFHSPTYPEPAAGTDELTAFAERFAASGETLRHVISTIHVRPGDTPDTLRADAYLQIVASTHLVRLTVLEDELVRTGDGWRVRRRTVHRDS is encoded by the coding sequence ATGGTGGCGACCGAAGACGTCGTGGCCGTGCACCAGCTCTACGGCCGGCAGAGTCACGCCATCGACTCCGGCCGCGGCGCCGAGTGGGCCGCCACCTTCACTTCCGACGGCGAGTTTCACTCGCCGACCTACCCCGAACCTGCCGCCGGCACCGACGAGCTGACCGCGTTCGCCGAGCGGTTCGCCGCTTCCGGGGAGACGCTCAGGCATGTGATCAGCACCATCCACGTCCGGCCGGGTGATACCCCGGACACGCTGCGCGCCGATGCCTACCTGCAGATCGTTGCGAGCACGCACCTCGTGCGGCTGACCGTCCTCGAGGACGAGCTGGTCCGCACCGGCGACGGCTGGCGTGTCCGGCGGCGCACCGTGCACCGCGATTCCTGA
- a CDS encoding IclR family transcriptional regulator — MDAPADLVGRTHRALRAVAAYEPGGATTTAVAREAGLPRPTVHRLLMSLQGVGLVEREADRWVLGPELYFLGVAAARRYDVTEVALPVVRRLALATGESAFFSARRGEETICLIREDGAFPIRSHVLFEGARFPLGVVSAGMVVLAHLPDREVDEYLGRADLAAYGPQHAAGEIRRHIAATRKQGYSVNPGLVVEGSWGLAAAVFDQAGSPRWALTLTGVAHRFGADRIPQLGALLLREAHSLSEALARG, encoded by the coding sequence GTGGACGCACCCGCGGATCTTGTCGGCCGGACGCACCGGGCTTTGCGCGCGGTTGCCGCGTACGAGCCTGGTGGCGCGACGACGACCGCTGTCGCGCGCGAGGCGGGGCTGCCGCGGCCGACGGTGCATCGGCTGCTGATGTCGCTGCAGGGGGTGGGGCTGGTCGAGCGGGAGGCCGATCGTTGGGTGCTCGGGCCGGAGTTGTACTTCCTCGGGGTGGCCGCTGCCCGGCGGTATGACGTCACGGAGGTTGCGCTGCCGGTCGTGCGGCGGCTTGCGTTGGCTACGGGGGAGAGTGCGTTCTTTTCCGCGCGGCGGGGGGAGGAGACGATTTGCTTGATCCGCGAGGATGGGGCGTTTCCGATCCGGAGTCACGTGCTGTTCGAGGGTGCGCGGTTTCCGCTGGGGGTCGTGTCGGCTGGGATGGTTGTGTTGGCTCATCTGCCTGATCGGGAGGTTGATGAGTATCTCGGCCGGGCCGATCTCGCGGCTTACGGGCCGCAGCACGCCGCCGGCGAGATCCGGCGGCACATCGCGGCGACCCGCAAGCAGGGTTATTCGGTGAACCCGGGGTTGGTGGTCGAGGGCAGCTGGGGACTCGCGGCGGCGGTCTTCGACCAGGCGGGCTCGCCGCGGTGGGCGCTCACGCTGACGGGTGTGGCGCACCGGTTCGGTGCCGACCGGATTCCGCAGCTGGGCGCGTTGCTGCTGCGGGAGGCTCATTCGCTTTCGGAGGCTTTGGCTCGTGGTTGA
- a CDS encoding IclR family transcriptional regulator: MESTLPASGTSKTLHHGLQVLELLVQHPGGLTLTEIADGIGVHRTVAHRLVKTLEAHYLCRRDRFKRISLGTGLVRLAEPVEQDLRTLARPVLEELTDSAQASAHLVVRENADQVRMLMIVEPRQAAMHVAFRSGQLDPIGRGSAGLALLAAGPPVEGEREEVTLARERGFAVSKGEIAPGITGISAVVHTGRDHPETSIGLSLFEAPDPDELGRLVVAAAQRLSAQLG, translated from the coding sequence GTGGAATCGACGCTGCCCGCGTCCGGGACTTCGAAGACGCTGCACCACGGCCTCCAGGTACTGGAGCTGCTGGTCCAGCACCCAGGGGGCCTGACGCTGACCGAGATAGCGGACGGAATCGGCGTGCACCGCACGGTCGCGCACCGCCTGGTGAAGACCCTGGAGGCGCACTACCTCTGCCGCCGCGACCGCTTCAAGCGCATCTCGCTGGGAACAGGGCTGGTCCGCCTGGCCGAACCGGTGGAGCAGGACCTGCGCACCCTGGCCCGCCCGGTGCTGGAGGAGCTGACGGACTCGGCCCAGGCATCAGCGCACCTGGTCGTACGCGAAAACGCGGACCAGGTCCGCATGCTGATGATCGTCGAGCCCAGGCAAGCGGCAATGCACGTGGCATTCCGCTCCGGCCAGCTCGACCCGATCGGCCGAGGCTCAGCAGGCCTGGCCCTACTGGCGGCGGGTCCCCCGGTGGAGGGCGAGCGCGAAGAGGTGACGTTGGCGCGCGAGCGAGGTTTCGCGGTGTCGAAGGGCGAGATAGCCCCGGGTATCACAGGCATTTCGGCGGTAGTCCACACCGGACGCGACCACCCGGAGACGAGCATCGGGTTATCACTCTTCGAAGCCCCGGACCCGGACGAGCTGGGAAGGCTTGTGGTAGCGGCAGCGCAGCGGTTGAGCGCCCAACTCGGCTAA